DNA sequence from the bacterium genome:
GCACCATGCGGCTTGGACGTTTTCCTATCGATGAACTTACTCCTGGAATGGTCGGGTATCTCATCACTGGATCGAAAGAAGTCAAAGAAACCCGCGTTGGCGATACAATAACCCATCGCTATAATTCCTGCGAGAAAGCGTTACCCGGGTATCACGAACCGAAACCGATGGTGTTCGCCGGTCTCTATCCTACTGAAGCCGATTATTTCCAGGATCTGCGCGAATCGATTGACAAGTTGAAATTAAACGATGCATCGCTGTTTGTTGAGCCGGAATCGTCCGGTGTGTTGGGATTTGGTTTCCGCTGCGGGTTTCTTGGTCTCTTGCACATGGAGATTGTCACCGAGCGGCTCGAGCGTGAGTATAACCTTGATTTAATCACCACCGTTCCCTCTGTAGAGTACAAAGTGCATATCGGGACGGGGGAGGTGAAGGTTGTCGACAATCCAGCCCATTGGCCCAATCCCGGTAGCATCGACTTCATGGAAGAACCGTGGGTATCTGCCTCGACCATAGTCCCCGCCGAGTACATCGGGGCGATCATGAAATTGGCGATGGAACGCCGCGGTATTTACAAAACGACCGAGTTTCTCGCCTCCGACCGCGCGAAGCTAAACTTTGAATTCCCCCTCGCGGAGATAGTGTTTGACTTCTACGACCGCCTAAAATCGATTACCCGGGGATACGCAAGCTTCGATTATGAGTATAAGGATTATCGAGAATCGAAATTGACGAAACTCGATATCATGATTAACAACGAACCAGTCGACGGGTTGTCGATGATCGTATTTCATGAGAAGGCGTACGAGTGGGGACGACGCACCGTTGATAAGTTAAAGGAATTGATTCCGAGGCAGTTGTTTGTTGTTGCGATTCAAGCGGCAATCGGCGGAAAAGTAATCGCCCGGGCGACGGTTACGGCGATGCGAAAAGATGTAACGGCGAAGTGTTACGGCGGCGACATTACCCGGAAGCGAAAACTCCTCGAGAAGCAAAAGGAAGGTAAAAAGCGAATGAAGCAAATCGGATCGGTCGAGATTCCGAAAGAAGCTTTCATCGCAGTGCTCAAGGTGGATCAATGAGCGGACTACCGAATTCGGATTGGCAGAAAAAACTGGATGCATGGCGGACGAAAAATTTTGCGAAACTTGCAAAGCGTGGCGAGAAATCCCGCGCTCGACAATACTTCGAGACAATCGCTTCCATCGTATTGATGGTGTTCGTGATTCGCACCGGAGTTGCGGAAGCGTTTCGCATCCCATCGCAATCGATGGAACATACGCTCCTAATCGGCGATTTTCTCCTCGTCAATAAGTTCATTTACGGGATGAAGAGCCCCGACTGGATTGGCGTTCCCTTTACGCAATTCGGCGTCTCGCTCCCCTATTACCACATGCCGAAACTGCGCGATCCCGAGCAGGGCGATGTCCTTGTATTCAAGTATCCGCTCGATCCAGCATTGAATTACATCAAGCGTTGTATCGCAGTCGGCGGGCAAACGATTGAGTTGCGCGATAAACGAGTGTTTGTCGATGGGAAAGAGTACCCGTTACCGAAAGAAGGTTTTCTCTCCGACCGTCCGATGCGACCGAAAGGATTACTGGAGAACGGGATTATTCCCATCGGAGCAGGGAATGCCGATAACTACGGGCCGGTGAAAGTGCCGGAAGGAACCCTCTTTATGATGGGCGACAATCGCGATAACAGTGGCGACAGCCGGTATTGGGGTTTCCTTCCCGTGGAAAATGTCGTCGGAAAAGCGACTGTGATTTATCTCTCCGTCGACACTGAAACACCGTTTTACCGATTCTGGGAATTCATCCGTTGGCAACGCTTCCTCCGGTTGATTAATTGACGACCATCTGCTTGAAATTCGCGCGCTTGATTGTTGTAGAAAATCTTCGCATCTTATTTCATGGAAATGCGGCTGTAACGCAATTGGTAGCGTACCAGCTTCCAAAGCTGGGTGTTGCGGGTTCGAGCCCCGTCAGCCGCTCAAAAAACTTCGTGGCCGCGACTAAAGAGTAGTCGCGGTTTTCTTTTAACTTTCAACTTGTCTTCGCGAGAAACGCAGCATGCAACCTTGTGCGTGCGAAGTGACGTGGCGATCTTTCTACTATGATAAATGTGGATTCGATGCATGAAACTCAATGTGCGACAATACGCTGTTACCGACTTCCCAACCCTTGTCCCGATGGCACAGGAGATGCATTGCAACGAGGATGGAGTTTCCCACCTCACCCGCGAGCAATTCGCACTCACCATCGACTACTTCACGCAACATACCGATTGTGGAAAGG
Encoded proteins:
- the lepA gene encoding translation elongation factor 4, yielding TMRLGRFPIDELTPGMVGYLITGSKEVKETRVGDTITHRYNSCEKALPGYHEPKPMVFAGLYPTEADYFQDLRESIDKLKLNDASLFVEPESSGVLGFGFRCGFLGLLHMEIVTERLEREYNLDLITTVPSVEYKVHIGTGEVKVVDNPAHWPNPGSIDFMEEPWVSASTIVPAEYIGAIMKLAMERRGIYKTTEFLASDRAKLNFEFPLAEIVFDFYDRLKSITRGYASFDYEYKDYRESKLTKLDIMINNEPVDGLSMIVFHEKAYEWGRRTVDKLKELIPRQLFVVAIQAAIGGKVIARATVTAMRKDVTAKCYGGDITRKRKLLEKQKEGKKRMKQIGSVEIPKEAFIAVLKVDQ
- the lepB gene encoding signal peptidase I — translated: MSGLPNSDWQKKLDAWRTKNFAKLAKRGEKSRARQYFETIASIVLMVFVIRTGVAEAFRIPSQSMEHTLLIGDFLLVNKFIYGMKSPDWIGVPFTQFGVSLPYYHMPKLRDPEQGDVLVFKYPLDPALNYIKRCIAVGGQTIELRDKRVFVDGKEYPLPKEGFLSDRPMRPKGLLENGIIPIGAGNADNYGPVKVPEGTLFMMGDNRDNSGDSRYWGFLPVENVVGKATVIYLSVDTETPFYRFWEFIRWQRFLRLIN